From a single Bacteroidota bacterium genomic region:
- a CDS encoding ATPase, with the protein DVLRHRLGLTYEAEAENIKSEDIITSILNIVEVP; encoded by the coding sequence TGATGTCCTGCGTCACAGACTTGGACTTACTTACGAGGCTGAAGCTGAAAATATTAAAAGCGAGGATATTATAACCAGTATTTTAAATATTGTTGAAGTACCTTAA